A part of Paenibacillus sp. 481 genomic DNA contains:
- a CDS encoding thioesterase II family protein: MKYKLFCVPYAGGSATCYTRWKRYLNESIELHPLEPAGRGRRMADPLSSSMDEMVEDLLGRMKQELDDSEFMLFGHSMGAFVAHELAQAIKRETGREPAHLFVSGVYPPHAVKSYQIHTLSDEQLWQEIKRLGGTADELFQREELKRMFMPVLRRDMQVVETYRPKDVAPLQCDISVLYAEDDVATEWCVIDEWSRYGSQDCRIYKFTGGHFFINVHTPEVVSIVNEAVRMPTKSY; the protein is encoded by the coding sequence ATGAAATACAAACTGTTCTGCGTCCCGTATGCGGGAGGCTCTGCAACGTGCTACACACGCTGGAAGCGCTACTTGAATGAGTCTATCGAATTGCATCCGCTCGAACCAGCCGGACGAGGGCGTAGGATGGCAGATCCGCTGTCCAGCAGCATGGATGAGATGGTTGAAGATTTGCTGGGGCGTATGAAGCAAGAACTGGACGACTCGGAGTTTATGCTATTCGGCCACAGCATGGGAGCGTTCGTCGCTCACGAGCTGGCGCAAGCCATCAAGCGGGAGACGGGCCGAGAACCGGCGCATTTGTTCGTGTCGGGCGTGTACCCTCCCCATGCGGTAAAGAGCTACCAAATTCATACGCTGTCCGACGAGCAGCTGTGGCAAGAAATTAAGCGGCTGGGAGGAACAGCGGACGAGTTGTTTCAACGTGAAGAGCTGAAGCGGATGTTTATGCCTGTGCTACGCAGGGACATGCAGGTGGTAGAAACGTATCGCCCTAAGGACGTAGCTCCACTGCAGTGCGATATTTCGGTGTTGTACGCAGAGGATGACGTTGCCACGGAATGGTGCGTGATTGACGAATGGTCGAGATATGGCAGTCAGGATTGCCGCATCTACAAGTTTACGGGCGGCCACTTTTTTATTAATGTGCATACTCCTGAAGTCGTTTCAATCGTAAACGAAGCAGTACGCATGCCGACGAAGTCGTACTAA
- a CDS encoding HAD-IIIC family phosphatase, which produces MEKAVNKAKEIKCIVWDLDHTMWEGVLLEADNVELKAGIRDIIVELDSRGILHSVASKNEVHAAMDKLREFGIDQYFLYPEINWNAKSVSVANICTNLNIGMDTILFIDDQIFERDEVQSEHPDVTCLDATEYVNLLAHPRLNPRFITEDSVRRRAMYLEDIQRKQEEDTFTGPQESFLSSLGMQFVISEAREEDLKRAEELTVRTNQLNATGNTYSYEELDQFRQSSDHLLLVCELTDKYGSYGKIGLALLELKETNWHLKLLLMSCRVMSRGVGTVMLTYIMQQAKSDGKVLQADFKQTDRNKMMYVTYRFANFKEIANDGQGQILFENDLNHIQPFPPYIEVKVPVTNRKG; this is translated from the coding sequence ATGGAGAAGGCCGTAAATAAGGCCAAGGAAATCAAATGTATCGTGTGGGACTTGGACCATACGATGTGGGAAGGCGTTCTACTGGAAGCGGACAATGTTGAACTAAAAGCGGGCATCCGCGACATCATTGTGGAACTGGATTCGCGTGGCATCCTTCATTCGGTTGCAAGCAAGAACGAGGTCCATGCAGCGATGGACAAATTGCGTGAATTCGGCATCGATCAGTATTTTTTGTATCCGGAAATTAACTGGAACGCCAAATCGGTGTCGGTTGCTAACATTTGCACTAACTTGAACATCGGGATGGATACGATTTTGTTCATCGATGACCAAATATTCGAACGTGATGAGGTCCAGAGTGAGCATCCTGATGTGACATGTTTGGATGCGACAGAGTACGTGAACTTACTCGCGCATCCCCGCCTGAATCCCCGTTTCATTACGGAAGATTCGGTGCGCCGCCGCGCTATGTATTTGGAAGATATCCAACGTAAACAGGAAGAGGACACGTTTACTGGTCCACAGGAATCCTTTCTTAGCTCTCTCGGCATGCAGTTCGTCATCAGCGAAGCGCGCGAGGAAGATTTGAAACGAGCAGAGGAGTTGACTGTCCGCACGAATCAATTGAATGCGACAGGCAATACGTATAGCTACGAGGAACTGGATCAGTTCAGACAGTCTTCCGACCATCTATTGCTCGTATGCGAATTGACGGACAAATACGGTTCTTACGGCAAGATCGGACTTGCGCTGCTCGAGTTGAAGGAGACCAATTGGCATTTGAAGTTGTTGTTAATGTCATGTCGGGTGATGTCGCGCGGAGTGGGCACGGTTATGTTGACGTATATCATGCAACAGGCGAAGAGTGACGGCAAAGTGCTGCAAGCTGATTTTAAACAGACCGATCGTAACAAAATGATGTATGTCACGTACCGCTTCGCTAATTTCAAGGAAATTGCGAATGACGGACAAGGACAAATCTTGTTTGAAAACGACTTAAACCATATTCAACCGTTCCCACCTTATATTGAGGTGAAGGTTCCAGTTACTAATAGAAAGGGGTAA
- a CDS encoding serine hydrolase domain-containing protein, which produces MGKKLALYMLVAALLCGSLPAISPGQAYAAGELPNVDVAAIERYVEAQIKEADIPGAAVVVVSGDRVVYANEFGQADREAGIPVTSSTLFELGSTSKAFTALAILQLEQQGKIRLDDPVKRYIPWLELYDQGQPANVTIAQFLYQTSGVPFRTLASIPIGMGEGVLEETVRALSGTELDHRPGSKFLYATINYDVLGLVIQQVSGMSYEHYMSQLLQQLGLKNTVPMAQLKDSGKLATGYKVAFGSNHPYNAPRYQGNTPAGYLISNVEDIGQWLLLQLGAKNDLSAPHRELIKRSHISDTSVKPNTDQSYYAAGWSVAANGEQIWHQGSNPNYSSFFVLRPKERFGVGIMANINSAYTFQMGNGVMNLLRGHEPPPAVDDLYPMLDRIAFVVFIVLGVLVIVLASAAIRIGMQLRQRRRVFMPLKGRRSIVFAAILILAVACYWGIGKLFKGVFAGLPLDVVAVWAPIPVVWSAYALYIVGGGAFCYWLAAYLFPTTQRRVVSAPFKEVK; this is translated from the coding sequence GTGGGAAAGAAACTAGCATTGTATATGCTCGTGGCAGCGTTGCTTTGCGGCTCGCTGCCGGCTATCTCCCCGGGGCAAGCCTATGCCGCGGGAGAGCTTCCGAACGTTGACGTTGCAGCCATCGAGCGGTATGTCGAGGCACAGATCAAGGAGGCCGACATTCCTGGCGCCGCAGTCGTTGTCGTAAGCGGTGACCGTGTGGTGTATGCCAACGAATTTGGACAAGCCGATCGGGAAGCGGGGATACCAGTTACAAGTTCAACCTTATTTGAACTGGGATCCACGTCGAAGGCGTTTACAGCCTTAGCTATCTTGCAATTAGAGCAGCAAGGCAAGATTCGGCTGGACGATCCTGTGAAGCGCTACATTCCATGGTTGGAGCTGTATGATCAAGGCCAGCCGGCAAACGTGACGATCGCCCAGTTTTTGTATCAAACGAGCGGGGTACCCTTTCGTACACTCGCCTCCATTCCTATCGGCATGGGGGAGGGGGTGCTGGAAGAGACCGTTAGAGCGCTGTCTGGAACAGAGCTGGATCATCGCCCGGGCAGCAAATTTTTGTATGCCACCATTAATTACGACGTATTGGGACTCGTTATTCAGCAGGTGTCCGGTATGTCCTATGAACACTATATGAGTCAGCTGTTGCAACAATTGGGGTTGAAGAATACCGTTCCGATGGCGCAGTTGAAGGATAGCGGGAAGCTGGCGACGGGATACAAGGTCGCATTTGGGTCAAATCATCCGTATAACGCGCCGCGCTACCAAGGGAATACGCCTGCTGGCTACTTGATATCGAATGTCGAGGATATCGGACAGTGGCTGCTGCTGCAACTTGGAGCGAAGAACGATTTGTCCGCACCCCATCGGGAGCTGATTAAGCGTTCTCATATATCCGATACGTCGGTGAAGCCGAATACGGATCAATCTTATTATGCCGCGGGCTGGTCAGTTGCGGCAAATGGTGAACAAATATGGCACCAAGGTTCCAATCCGAATTACTCATCGTTCTTTGTTTTGCGCCCGAAAGAGCGGTTTGGTGTCGGCATCATGGCCAATATTAATTCGGCTTACACGTTTCAAATGGGGAACGGTGTTATGAATTTGCTGCGTGGCCATGAGCCGCCGCCAGCAGTAGATGATTTATATCCGATGCTCGACCGGATTGCGTTCGTTGTATTCATCGTTCTTGGTGTACTTGTGATCGTGCTGGCAAGCGCTGCGATCCGCATCGGGATGCAGCTCCGTCAACGCCGCCGCGTATTCATGCCGCTCAAGGGAAGGCGCAGTATCGTGTTCGCCGCCATCCTTATCCTTGCGGTAGCTTGCTATTGGGGAATCGGCAAACTTTTTAAAGGCGTGTTCGCGGGACTGCCGCTTGATGTGGTGGCTGTCTGGGCACCTATCCCTGTTGTATGGTCTGCATATGCCCTGTATATCGTTGGGGGAGGCGCCTTCTGTTATTGGCTCGCGGCTTATTTGTTCCCGACAACGCAGCGGCGGGTTGTGTCTGCTCCCTTCAAGGAGGTGAAGTAG